In Malus sylvestris chromosome 15, drMalSylv7.2, whole genome shotgun sequence, a single genomic region encodes these proteins:
- the LOC126605015 gene encoding proteasome subunit beta type-3-A produces MSIFEYNGSALVAMVGKNCFAIASDRRLGVQLQTVATDFKRISQVHDRLFIGLSGLATDAQTLYQRLMFRHKLYQLREERDMKPETFASLVSAILYEKRFGPYFTQPVIAGLGDEDKPFICTMDSIGAKELAKDFVVAGTASESLYGACEAMFKPDMEPEELFETVSQALLSSVDRDCLSGWGGHVFVVTPTEVQEKILKGRMD; encoded by the exons ATGTCG ATCTTCGAGTACAATGGGAGTGCACTGGTCGCAATGGTGGGGAAGAACTGCTTCGCCATCGCCAGCGATCGCCGCCTCGGTGTTCAGCTCCAGACCGTCGCCACCGACTTCAAGAGGATTAGCCAAGTCCATGATAGGCTCTTCATCGGCCTCTCCGGCCTCGCCACGGACGCTCAGACTCt GTATCAGAGGCTCATGTTTCGGCACAAGCTGTACCAGCTTCGTGAGGAGAGGGATATGAAGCCCGAGACTTTTGCGAGCCTCGTTTCGGCTATTCTGTATGAGAAAAG GTTTGGTCCCTACTTCACTCAGCCTGTAATTGCTGGGTTAGGTGATGAAGACAAACCCTTCATCTGTACTATGGATTCAATTGGAGCCAA GGAACTAgcaaaagactttgttgttgctGGTACTGCATCCGAGTCCCTTTATGGTGCTTGTGAGGCAATGTTCAAGCCTGATATG GAACCAGAGGAATTGTTTGAGACTGTCTCTCAAGCATTGCTTTCATCAGTAGATCGAGACTGTCTGAGTGGTTGGGGAGGCCACGTCTTTGTCGT AACACCAACTGAAGTGCAGGAGAAGATCTTGAAGGGAAGGATGGACTGA
- the LOC126602034 gene encoding E3 ubiquitin ligase BIG BROTHER-related-like — protein MDGEEERAKQSSQRTPFTELNQVSADFILAMAMQEQEQAYTMLETIESDSEEDDAEIDDASSSSNENYDPDNAAFSQSREFDAGDFRFLEDEEIGSSSSSSSDQEMDDLDVDELTYEELLALGEFIGEEKRGLPSSEISTCLHPYTCKLAVDQSETSIDRCVVCQIEYEDGESLAALSCEHPYHWECISQWLQIKKSCPICSTEVSSPSSSSKTKNL, from the coding sequence ATGGACGGAGAAGAAGAACGAGCCAAACAATCTTCCCAGAGGACCCCTTTCACCGAACTCAACCAAGTGAGCGCGGATTTCATTCTAGCCATGGCTATGCAAGAGCAAGAGCAGGCCTACACAATGCTCGAAACCATAGAAAGCGATAGTGAAGAAGACGATGCTGAAATTGATGATGCTTCTTCGTCCTCTAATGAAAACTATGATCCAGACAATGCTGCTTTCTCCCAAAGCAGAGAATTTGATGCTGGTGATTTCAGGTTTCTTGAGGACGAAGAAAttggcagcagcagcagcagcagtagCGACCAAGAAATGGATGATTTGGACGTGGATGAACTAACTTATGAGGAATTGTTAGCACTTGGAGAGTTCATAGGGGAAGAAAAAAGAGGACTTCCCAGCAGTGAGATTTCTACATGTTTGCATCCCTACACCTGCAAATTAGCGGTCGATCAGAGCGAGACTAGCATCGATCGATGCGTGGTTTGTCAGATCGAATATGAAGATGGTGAATCATTAGCTGCATTGTCCTGTGAACACCCTTATCATTGGGAGTGTATAAGCCAATGGCTTCAGATTAAAAAGAGTTGCCCTATTTGCAGCACAGAAGTTTCATCACCATCCTCATCATCCAAGACCAAGAATTTATAA